In a genomic window of Mucilaginibacter sp. KACC 22063:
- a CDS encoding tetratricopeptide repeat-containing sensor histidine kinase: protein MAQPAKSANYESKLTEAKENYNQGNYPKSLEKALEVYRLSSQHLDQPTIANAGNIIGLVYLAQGQVKTSLKYFKDAENINRVLNNTHGLAANLLNISLAQSQLHMLDSAVVNIKKSLEISNRYKYLNLIAMGKNHLADYYREQGHLKAAEKEFMSVINDKAFQSDWENSFAYTGLAKIRYSQKQYRVAGLFSDKAFTYAEKTETKWDAVQALELAHKAYWAMGDTKKAYQRLLNYKTYSDSIFNSKKDNEINSLFLKEKSIENDNLLKEIHISAQKRKIDRLIIAIILVLITLLSLIAILIFKRSIKTARYNRSLMAINKAAITQNKLFEQQNNGLNKLNHHKDKLLSIIGHDLRSPFAVLQNTLDLFKSGDLNAEELVMLTNQLAEQLTSSSWMLDSLLVWAGNQLNGSTYNPVYIHLPEKINKIISVLSAPAKRKNITIEHCTEDLPQVFCDADQVRIMIQNLLANAIKFTGENGIIKIGYTICNTYIDLTIKDNGVGMQQEELEQHLSFAAKRNSTYGTFYEKGIGLGLQLVKEFAAKNDVEISGETAPGVGTAFTLRFKTEYPDTL from the coding sequence ATGGCCCAGCCAGCCAAAAGCGCCAATTATGAAAGTAAGCTTACCGAAGCCAAAGAAAATTACAATCAGGGCAACTACCCTAAATCCCTCGAAAAAGCGCTGGAGGTTTATCGCTTAAGCAGTCAGCATCTTGATCAGCCAACAATAGCCAATGCTGGTAACATTATAGGCTTGGTCTACCTTGCACAGGGGCAAGTAAAAACATCGCTGAAATATTTTAAGGACGCAGAAAACATTAACAGGGTTTTAAACAATACGCACGGACTTGCTGCAAACCTATTGAACATTAGCCTTGCACAGTCTCAACTCCATATGCTTGATTCAGCAGTAGTCAATATAAAAAAATCACTTGAAATTAGTAACCGCTACAAATATCTCAATTTAATAGCTATGGGTAAAAATCACCTTGCCGATTATTACCGGGAACAAGGCCACCTTAAGGCAGCTGAAAAAGAGTTTATGTCTGTGATTAACGATAAGGCTTTTCAAAGTGACTGGGAAAATAGTTTTGCGTATACGGGCCTGGCTAAAATAAGGTACAGCCAAAAACAATATCGAGTGGCGGGGTTATTTTCAGACAAGGCATTTACCTATGCTGAAAAAACAGAAACCAAATGGGATGCTGTACAGGCGCTGGAACTTGCACATAAAGCTTATTGGGCTATGGGCGATACCAAAAAAGCATATCAACGCCTTTTAAATTACAAAACCTATAGCGACAGCATTTTTAACTCAAAAAAAGACAATGAGATTAATAGTTTGTTTTTAAAAGAAAAATCAATTGAGAACGATAACCTGCTGAAGGAAATTCATATATCAGCCCAAAAACGTAAAATAGATCGGCTGATAATAGCTATAATATTGGTACTAATAACACTTTTGAGCCTTATTGCTATACTTATATTTAAGCGCAGCATAAAAACAGCCAGATACAACCGTTCGCTCATGGCCATAAATAAAGCCGCCATTACTCAAAATAAACTTTTTGAACAGCAAAACAATGGGCTTAATAAATTAAATCATCATAAAGATAAATTACTTTCTATCATTGGGCATGATTTGCGAAGCCCGTTTGCTGTTTTACAGAACACACTCGACCTTTTTAAATCAGGCGACCTGAATGCTGAAGAATTAGTGATGCTGACAAACCAATTGGCCGAGCAGCTTACATCCTCTTCGTGGATGCTCGATAGCTTGCTGGTTTGGGCGGGCAACCAACTTAATGGCTCAACTTATAACCCTGTATATATTCATTTACCCGAAAAAATAAATAAGATTATCAGCGTGCTTTCTGCACCAGCAAAAAGAAAGAACATTACAATTGAGCATTGCACAGAAGATTTGCCACAGGTATTTTGCGATGCAGATCAGGTAAGGATAATGATCCAGAACTTGCTTGCTAATGCCATTAAATTTACCGGGGAGAATGGGATAATTAAAATTGGTTACACTATATGCAATACTTATATTGATTTAACCATTAAAGACAACGGGGTTGGTATGCAGCAAGAAGAACTTGAACAACATTTATCTTTTGCTGCAAAACGCAATTCTACCTACGGCACTTTTTATGAGAAAGGCATTGGCCTGGGCTTGCAATTAGTAAAAGAGTTTGCTGCCAAAAATGATGTTGAAATATCGGGTGAAACAGCACCCGGCGTGGGCACTGCTTTCACACTTAGATTTAAAACCGAATATCCTGATACATTATAA
- a CDS encoding lipocalin family protein: MKNKLYLLAGLAGAAAIAVSLSSCVSIPHGAKAVSPFNQQKYLGTWYEIARMDFKFEKGLERVTATYTLNDDRSIRVKNRGYKTKDQEWKQSIGKAKLVGDPTEGRLKVSFFGPFYAGYNVIAIDPDYKYALIAGNNLKYLWLLSREKTMPDYIKQRYLAHAKALGYDTEKLVWTDQHADGND; this comes from the coding sequence ATGAAGAACAAATTATATTTATTGGCAGGGCTTGCCGGCGCTGCCGCAATTGCAGTAAGCTTAAGCTCATGCGTTTCAATTCCTCACGGTGCGAAAGCAGTATCGCCGTTTAATCAACAAAAATACCTGGGTACATGGTATGAGATTGCCCGCATGGATTTCAAATTTGAGAAGGGCCTTGAACGTGTTACGGCCACTTATACTTTAAACGATGACCGTTCTATCCGCGTTAAAAACAGGGGATATAAAACTAAAGATCAGGAATGGAAGCAAAGTATTGGCAAGGCTAAATTAGTAGGCGACCCTACAGAAGGCAGGCTTAAGGTTTCGTTTTTCGGGCCGTTCTATGCAGGCTATAACGTCATAGCCATTGATCCTGATTATAAGTATGCCTTGATTGCCGGTAATAACTTAAAATACTTATGGCTTTTATCGCGAGAGAAGACCATGCCAGATTATATTAAGCAAAGATATCTGGCACACGCTAAAGCGCTTGGTTATGATACCGAAAAGCTGGTGTGGACAGATCAACATGCGGATGGAAACGATTAA
- a CDS encoding putative sensor domain DACNV-containing protein, producing MSIANAKPKDLALHVLKKLTHSKLSLPIPSLPVLEDLFECVFFASMRTEESDLIRVTVTLIDPENPDPRPPKKVVDERWSVIRFNTHIELSIKNLVKLSKASDPSTTSLAVYYDLEGKLYVWGMIDQAIHYQSFLNYESDSGSEQPGLFQVVVNDIGTLDVLFDYELLATLKQNVLISRYLDVFTIGPVSKILKANAGHLKAELRTFLATEHPEEDFEDWETFADGLWIQTLSRLLLRVQNYHHGGGILITGNEEDIDVKYKVNYDRLKIAVTKYAREIINNYVAEALIEDHLAAGKKSIVKDWYQEESRSLFSRQKIADEIKGCISFLASHTCVDGVLIFDPEMVSKGFGGVLKAKKMPKKIFVSPTATATPKSLIPADPNHFGTRHRSMIGYCWNHPGSLGLVVSQDGDIRAFYRIEDKLIMWENIKTQQFIKSRKSKKAY from the coding sequence ATGTCCATAGCAAACGCAAAACCTAAAGATCTGGCACTACATGTCCTTAAAAAATTAACGCACAGCAAATTATCGCTTCCTATACCATCGTTGCCTGTGTTGGAAGATCTTTTTGAATGCGTTTTCTTTGCCAGCATGCGGACCGAAGAAAGTGATTTGATTCGGGTAACGGTTACGCTGATAGATCCCGAAAACCCCGACCCAAGGCCGCCAAAAAAAGTAGTTGACGAACGCTGGAGTGTGATACGCTTTAATACACATATCGAGTTATCGATCAAAAACCTGGTAAAATTATCCAAAGCATCAGATCCATCTACCACATCGCTTGCGGTATATTATGATTTAGAGGGAAAGTTGTATGTATGGGGCATGATAGACCAGGCTATTCATTATCAAAGCTTTTTAAACTACGAATCTGATTCGGGTTCTGAGCAGCCCGGCTTATTTCAGGTGGTGGTTAATGATATTGGTACTTTAGATGTGCTATTTGATTACGAACTGCTGGCTACGCTTAAACAGAATGTATTAATCTCTCGCTACCTCGACGTATTCACCATCGGGCCTGTGTCTAAAATTTTGAAAGCCAATGCCGGGCATTTGAAAGCAGAATTAAGAACGTTTCTGGCTACCGAGCATCCTGAAGAAGATTTTGAAGACTGGGAAACATTTGCAGACGGCCTTTGGATACAAACCTTATCGAGATTATTGCTCAGGGTGCAAAACTACCATCATGGCGGTGGTATCCTGATTACCGGAAATGAAGAAGATATAGACGTTAAATACAAGGTTAATTACGACAGGCTGAAGATAGCAGTTACCAAATACGCCCGTGAAATTATTAATAATTATGTGGCCGAAGCGCTGATAGAAGACCACCTGGCTGCAGGTAAAAAGTCTATTGTGAAGGATTGGTATCAGGAAGAATCGCGCTCCTTATTTTCAAGGCAAAAAATAGCTGATGAAATTAAAGGTTGTATATCATTCCTTGCATCGCATACTTGTGTGGATGGCGTACTGATCTTTGATCCCGAAATGGTATCAAAGGGGTTTGGTGGCGTGCTAAAGGCTAAGAAAATGCCCAAAAAGATATTTGTATCACCCACAGCAACCGCAACGCCAAAATCATTGATCCCTGCCGACCCAAATCATTTCGGTACCCGCCACCGCTCCATGATCGGTTATTGCTGGAACCACCCCGGCAGCCTTGGCCTTGTTGTATCACAAGATGGCGACATAAGAGCATTTTACCGGATTGAGGATAAACTGATTATGTGGGAGAACATTAAAACACAGCAATTTATAAAAAGCAGAAAATCAAAGAAGGCGTACTAG
- a CDS encoding T6SS effector amidase Tae4 family protein produces MLFICIFLIGCNKNFKESIKKSDSSTSFESLPSENQIKPEDISSWVSSLPSKLPFKLQWDQAEQKIINGKHVVAVPINKYAAVFFTKQDNNLKVYAYRWNKNTSSESFTGGIQVFSFQSYGFIGMVYNKNKLIKVGFAKEIPGTQLVKNSNNKTTNGIKQTASLAHWLAATACAIVGGEWVEFNWQTGVGPACQDWFSYSWLTSGNGFTSAPGSSNDSSYGDIYVYGLPPAYIDNTNSSGGGVTGGTPTDIGVGDPNGMYSSDGSYQINTITGDGVVWVNLWAVPDQSGCPTIPGNLTNGNMTTNTYNPHDCDGVAHWTHFKMPSITVIGNSIDLTTDQINWLTNNNEAAKAIASFITLNDGDLQETKESALWSINNLMNNSSISLPIYKNQFLSLPEGGDDDLNYDYWNNPNLTFPAQSLPSYNRFYDAFPKHSDTRFDTPIKMYTAVGGEVLNQYNLSGARNTCALRISRALNYSGVTIPDIKDQTYKGSDNKFYFLGAAKLKAWMIKTFGPPTKIEGSQGGIHGSNFPSLLNGKKGIFIMTPNDINKFQATGHADLLTYFSCDGGCYFDAPGGVKDILIWELQ; encoded by the coding sequence ATGTTATTCATTTGCATTTTTTTAATTGGATGTAATAAAAATTTCAAAGAATCTATTAAAAAATCTGACTCTAGTACATCTTTTGAAAGTTTGCCCTCTGAAAATCAAATAAAACCTGAAGATATTTCATCATGGGTTTCATCACTACCTTCAAAATTACCTTTTAAATTACAATGGGATCAAGCAGAACAAAAAATAATTAACGGGAAACATGTAGTAGCGGTTCCTATAAATAAATATGCTGCCGTATTTTTTACTAAACAAGATAATAACCTTAAAGTGTATGCATATAGATGGAATAAAAATACCAGTAGTGAGTCCTTTACTGGAGGAATACAAGTTTTCAGTTTCCAGAGCTATGGATTTATAGGAATGGTTTATAACAAAAACAAGTTGATAAAAGTTGGCTTTGCTAAAGAAATACCGGGAACTCAATTAGTTAAAAATTCAAATAATAAAACAACAAATGGAATAAAACAAACAGCGAGCCTTGCACACTGGTTAGCAGCAACAGCATGTGCTATTGTTGGTGGCGAGTGGGTTGAATTTAATTGGCAAACTGGTGTAGGGCCTGCTTGTCAAGACTGGTTCTCTTATTCTTGGTTAACTTCTGGAAATGGCTTCACATCGGCTCCTGGAAGCTCAAATGATTCAAGTTATGGAGATATCTATGTGTATGGTCTACCTCCCGCATATATAGATAACACTAACTCCAGTGGAGGTGGGGTAACAGGTGGAACTCCAACTGATATAGGTGTTGGGGATCCAAATGGCATGTATAGTTCTGATGGTTCTTATCAAATTAATACAATTACTGGTGACGGAGTTGTTTGGGTGAATTTATGGGCTGTACCAGATCAGTCAGGTTGTCCAACTATACCCGGAAATTTAACTAATGGCAATATGACAACAAACACTTATAATCCACATGATTGTGATGGCGTTGCTCATTGGACACACTTTAAAATGCCTAGTATAACGGTAATTGGTAACTCGATAGATTTAACTACTGATCAAATTAACTGGCTCACAAATAATAATGAAGCAGCTAAAGCAATAGCTTCCTTTATTACATTAAATGATGGAGATTTACAAGAAACTAAGGAATCTGCTTTGTGGAGCATTAATAATTTAATGAACAACTCAAGCATATCATTACCTATTTATAAAAATCAATTTCTGAGTCTACCTGAAGGAGGTGATGATGATCTTAACTACGATTACTGGAATAATCCAAATTTAACTTTTCCAGCACAGTCGTTACCAAGTTATAATAGGTTTTACGATGCCTTCCCTAAACATTCTGATACTAGATTTGACACACCTATTAAAATGTATACAGCTGTAGGAGGTGAAGTATTAAATCAATATAATCTTTCAGGTGCAAGAAATACGTGTGCTCTTAGAATTTCAAGAGCACTAAATTATAGCGGGGTAACTATACCAGATATAAAAGACCAAACATATAAAGGTTCTGATAATAAATTTTACTTTTTGGGTGCTGCTAAACTTAAAGCATGGATGATAAAAACTTTTGGTCCTCCTACTAAAATTGAAGGTTCACAGGGAGGTATACATGGTTCAAATTTCCCTTCTTTGCTAAATGGTAAGAAAGGAATATTTATTATGACTCCAAACGATATAAATAAATTTCAGGCGACCGGTCATGCAGACCTTTTAACTTACTTTAGCTGTGATGGCGGATGCTATTTTGATGCACCTGGAGGTGTAAAAGATATTCTAATTTGGGAATTACAATAA